The genomic region CTGTCAGGGTCCCCCAACGCTTCATCATAAATGAGGCCACATGCCAGGCAGATATATTTGCGCCATTCCACCACTGGTTCACCCTGCTTGGAAACTGCGCTAGTCATGATGGCTGCTCCATCTTGCTAAGACGCGCCATTTCACGACGCAAATGCTTCAGCGCCGGGGTAACAATCGCGACGAAATGCGACTCCCGGACTTTGCGTTGTACTGGCGAGGACATCAGATAGCCTCTGGCCCCAGTGTGCAACACCGCCGACTGGGCTGCACGCAAGGCAAGTTCAGAGGCATGCGCCCGGACATCCAGCACATCAATCAGGTATTGCTTATCAGTTTCGTAGGGAGTTGCGGCAAGCTCCAATGTTCTGGACTTCAGTGCGTCCAGTTCGGCTTGCAATGCAAGCGGACGGTCTTCCAGGAACTCGTTCACATGACCCAATTGCTGCTCGACATTCCAAATCTCGTTGATTGAGCTCTGCGTCACACCCCAGCCCATGCCGCACTGCAGCAAAATGAATGAGGCGCGGATTTTATTGAGGAATGCTGGCACATTCTCGGCAATCACTTCAGAATCATTGATAAAAGCGTCTTTAAAGCGTAATGCCCACGTCCCGGTGCCTTCCATGCCAGCAAACGAAGGGCAATCCTTCAGCTCTATTCCCTGGCCATTGCAATGGCCCATGAACATCAACTCCCGCTCACCTTG from Methylobacillus flagellatus KT harbors:
- a CDS encoding acyl-CoA dehydrogenase family protein; this encodes MSALVEPTMEFDATMTAHHDDMLHAVMQIARTSLADMVEDIDRRGTYPETVLKQLGEAGAYDCRDQEAGSVNLQATMKAIAAVSEVCAATGFMMWCHAACGLYMDHSNNPALKGVALQNHLQGKTLGGTALSNPMKAMAGIEKMLLKAQKVDGGYLINGTLPWVSNLGKEHYFGAIAIVQSEQGERELMFMGHCNGQGIELKDCPSFAGMEGTGTWALRFKDAFINDSEVIAENVPAFLNKIRASFILLQCGMGWGVTQSSINEIWNVEQQLGHVNEFLEDRPLALQAELDALKSRTLELAATPYETDKQYLIDVLDVRAHASELALRAAQSAVLHTGARGYLMSSPVQRKVRESHFVAIVTPALKHLRREMARLSKMEQPS